The Montipora capricornis isolate CH-2021 chromosome 6, ASM3666992v2, whole genome shotgun sequence genome has a window encoding:
- the LOC138054071 gene encoding uncharacterized protein yields MNRGRLNRRLFVSTVECVLTYGCEAWALSFQEEKALDGVYKRMLKMALNVFWEDHMRNSELYGNLARLTNKMRKRRMGLVGHCVTHPELAASDLMLWEPTHGRRNCDRGRTTLIDTLKRDTGLNSVAEVRTLMEDPDEWRAAIRTSRVGVS; encoded by the coding sequence ATGAACCGTGGACGTCTCAATCGACGCCTTTTCGTCTCTACAGTCGAGTGCGTACTCACATATGGATGCGAGGCATGGGCACTGTCCTTTCAAGAAGAAAAAGCCCTTGACGGTGTATACAAACGGATGCTCAAAATGGCCCTAAATGTGTTCTGGGAGGACCACATGAGAAATTCTGAGCTCTATGGCAACCTCGCCAGGCTGACTAACAAGATGAGGAAAAGGCGCATGGGTCTAGTCGGACACTGTGTGACACATCCGGAGCTCGCAGCCAGTGATCTTATGCTGTGGGAGCCAACGCACGGAAGGCGAAATTGTGATCGAGGGCGAACAACTCTCATAGACACCCTCAAGAGAGACACAGGGCTTAATAGCGTTGCCGAAGTTCGAACGTTGATGGAGGATCCGGACGAGTGGCGTGCAGCGATACGAACTTCCCGTGTTGGCGTCAGCTGA
- the LOC138052390 gene encoding uncharacterized protein produces MDKCKKDSPEPEPSVPGGNCARIHKYSSVLSVFAMMLTIALFARNEGVIREMKMAEAELSEEIQQIKVILKQRAMYPGKVQKNKDGARDLMERNKIVRRHLTVNNTESDNINDFRQGMEKYVESLIVKSCRPSEKVCLPGPPGPKGVQGPRGKRGSKGTKGRKGIQGVMGPPGEPGKQGMTGDPGESGVKGEKGKTGHPGHPGPKGEPGESISVPQVTVSPASMTVTENQTATFQCSAVGNPKPRVFWSKMNGSRLVNSNDEQGKLVIKKAVYNNSGKYVCRATNLLGKDEKVIELFVEVSPVFTKVPGKVTLFESSSTAVLVCEAFGFPPPVIEWLKAFSLLPQGRSVVVNGTLKISRFSLQDSGTYQCKASNRLGSVTFATSLLVSKIAFAAVFTNLGTTGRLGPSSLGSYYSGQDHDGQVTLVSGIQHWVVPYTGDYKIEAVGASGGYDKYTNSRQYRGRGAKMLGIFRLVKGETIKILVGQEGGINRVSDSAGGGGGTFVVRGSNTPLIIAGGGGGTEAPKSRHTECDASTSTSGRAGYKSWSGGSGGHGAQTADSENSGGGGGGFYSSGRSSKQFGGSMGNGGEGGKGFLQGGVGGRAWYNNAVGGFGGGGGAYGRGGGAGGGGGYSGGSSGENKSDSCGGGGGSYNTGKNQQIECCYNTAGHGRVTITLT; encoded by the exons ATGGATAAATGCAAAAAGGACAGTCCAGAGCCTGAACCGTCTGTACCAGGGGGAAATTGTGCGCGTATTCATAAATATTCATCTGTTTTGTCTGTGTTTGCGATGATGTTGACCATTGCTCTTTTCGCGAGAAACGAGGGAGTGATTCGCGAGATGAAAATGGCCGAGGCAGAGCTTTCCGAGGAAATTCAACAAATCAAAGTAATTCTGAAACAAAGAGCCATGTATCCCGGGAAAGTGCAGAAAAACAAGGATGGCGCAAGGG ATCTAatggaaagaaataaaattgtcCGTCGGCATCTTACTGTTAACAACACTGAATCTGACAACATAAATGATTTTCGTCAAGGAATGGAGAAATATGTGGAATCGCTTATTGTCAAGTCCTGTCGCCCTTCAGAAAAAGTGTGTCTACCAGGTCCCCCTGGACCAAAGGGAGTTCAAGGCCCTCGCGGTAAAAGAGGATCCAAAGGTACCAAAGGTAGAAAGGGAATACAAGGTGTCATGGGTCCGCCAGGTGAGCCTGGCAAACAAGGCATGACGGGAGATCCTGGAGAAAGTGGTGTCAAGGGAGAAAAAG GTAAAACAGGACACCCTGGACATCCGGGACCTAAGGGAGAACCAGGAGAGTCCATATCTGTACCACAAGTGACTGTGTCTCCTGCTTCAATGACCGTGACTGAAAATCAGACTGCTACTTTCCAGTGCTCAGCTGTTGGTAATCCAAAGCCGAGAGTATTCTGGAGTAAGATGAATGGCTCACGACTGGTAAACAGCAATGATGAACAAGGCAAACTGGTGATAAAGAAGGCTGTCTATAACAACTCAGGGAAATACGTTTGCAGAGCAACCAATTTGCTGGGAAAAGATGAAAAAGTGATTGAGCTCTTTGTCGAAG TTTCCCCAGTCTTTACCAAGGTCCCTGGCAAAGTTACTTTATTTGAAAGTAGTTCAACAGCTGTTCTTGTTTGCGAGGCTTTTGGATTTCCGCCACCAGTAATCGAATGGTTAAAGGCCTTCTCTCTGTTACCACAAGGGCGGTCAGTGGTTGTTAATGGAACACTTAAAATTTCACGATTTAGTCTCCAAGACAGTGGTACCTATCAATGCAAAGCAAGCAACAGGCTAGGATCAGTAACTTTTGCTACATCACTTCTCGTCAGTAAAATCG CATTTGCGGCTGTCTTTACAAATCTTGGCACAACTGGAAGACTGGGTCCAAGTTCACTCGGTAGTTACTATAGTGGTCAGGATCACGATGGCCAGGTTACACTGGTCAGCGGTATACAACATTGGGTTGTTCCTTACACTGGTGACTACAAAATAGAAGCGGTAGGAGCTTCAGGGGGTTATGATAAATACACTAATAGTCGTCAGTACCGAGGAAGAGGTGCCAAAATGTTAGGAATCTTTCGCTTGGTGAAAGGAGAAACAATCAAAATACTTGTTGGTCAAGAAGGCGGGATTAACAGAGTAAGTGATAGTGCTGGGGGTGGTGGTGGAACATTTGTGGTCAGAGGAAGCAACACACCTTTGATTATAGCTGGAGGAGGAGGGGGCACTGAAGCACCGAAGTCAAGGCATACTGAATGTGACGCATCAACATCTACATCGGGCAGAGCTGGGTATAAGTCATGGTCAGGAGGAAGTGGCGGACACGGGGCTCAAACCGCAGACAGTGAAAATTCAG gtggtggtggtggtggctTCTACTCCAGCGGAAGAAGTTCAAAGCAGTTTGGTGGTAGCATGGGAAATGGCGGAGAAGGTGGCAAGGGGTTTCTCCAAGGAGGAGTGGGTGGTCGAGCCTGGTACAACAATGCTGTTGGAGGATTTGGAGGTGGTGGTGGTGCCTATGGACGAGGAGGCGGTGCGGGAGGTGGTGGAGGTTATTCTGGGGGGAGTAGCGGAGAAAACAAGTCCGATTCATGTGGGGGAGGAGGTGGATCTTACAACACTGGAAAAAATCAGCAGATTGAATGTTGTTACAATACAGCCGGACATGGTAGAGTGACCATAACTTTAACGTAA